The proteins below come from a single Chitinivibrio alkaliphilus ACht1 genomic window:
- a CDS encoding methyl-accepting chemotaxis protein — MDNPQCPYGVQARAMLKEYFNPFVESYQSIVGSPFSLHYHLPNGRSLARIWRDGWQVEIDGVRHDISDDISSFRATVLEVNRQKEPVMGIEVGRGGFVIRGLVPVRGSEGDHLGSVEMLSPFSEALSVFDQEDIEYGLYMNYEQREVARQLRDQPLLDSSFVRMGESDSVLFQGRVEEGLLHSAQKEGIGITYVDTYQIAVYPILDFSGTAVGAIATVRDISSDLADITAYRAEAEGEQRRLLLIVLTVVVVTITAISVITFFSLFRGVVQPLQQAVGLARRLEQGDLSTKLHHDRTDEIGVLSNALNRVVDQLHCRADVAMAIASGDLRQEIQLASEHDVNGLALKKTTERLSSSMSRVCDSSVQVEASSEQISSSSQTLASSASEQAASLQEMGSALEETAGKIRENAQNTQEADSSAKEVLSLAKSGSESMSTMEQTIADIENSGEKVGSFMKVIEDIAFQTNLLALNAAVEAARAGAHGKGFAVVADEVRSLAGRSGKAAQESVGLIEESRSFVRHGAAILKDVTASFSEIVRKIDELP; from the coding sequence ATGGACAATCCCCAATGCCCCTACGGGGTTCAAGCCCGGGCCATGCTCAAGGAGTATTTCAATCCCTTTGTAGAAAGTTATCAATCCATCGTGGGAAGTCCCTTTAGTCTCCACTACCACTTGCCCAATGGGCGAAGCCTGGCCCGTATTTGGCGAGATGGATGGCAGGTAGAGATCGACGGTGTTCGGCATGATATCTCCGATGACATATCCTCCTTTCGTGCCACCGTACTGGAGGTAAATCGCCAAAAGGAGCCGGTTATGGGTATTGAAGTTGGCCGGGGTGGCTTTGTAATTCGCGGTTTGGTTCCTGTGAGAGGATCGGAGGGGGATCATCTTGGTTCTGTGGAGATGCTATCGCCCTTCAGTGAAGCTCTTTCAGTGTTTGATCAAGAGGATATCGAATATGGTCTCTATATGAATTATGAGCAACGAGAAGTGGCTAGACAATTGCGTGATCAGCCGCTTTTGGATAGTTCCTTTGTTCGTATGGGAGAAAGTGATTCGGTGCTTTTTCAAGGGCGTGTCGAAGAGGGGCTTCTGCACTCTGCTCAGAAAGAGGGGATTGGTATTACGTATGTCGATACCTATCAAATAGCGGTCTATCCCATACTGGATTTTTCCGGCACTGCCGTGGGTGCCATTGCAACAGTGCGTGATATCTCTTCTGATCTCGCTGATATTACTGCTTATCGAGCAGAGGCAGAGGGGGAGCAGAGACGGCTCTTGCTGATTGTTCTCACGGTGGTTGTTGTAACCATTACTGCTATCAGTGTAATAACCTTCTTCAGCCTTTTCAGAGGGGTTGTGCAGCCCTTGCAGCAGGCGGTAGGTCTTGCTAGGAGGTTGGAACAGGGAGATCTTTCCACGAAGCTACACCACGATCGGACCGATGAGATAGGAGTTCTGTCAAATGCGTTGAATCGGGTGGTTGATCAATTACACTGTCGCGCAGATGTTGCCATGGCTATTGCCTCGGGAGATTTGCGACAGGAGATACAGCTTGCTTCGGAACATGATGTAAACGGTTTGGCCTTGAAAAAAACGACCGAACGGCTTTCTTCCAGTATGTCCCGGGTGTGTGACTCTTCTGTGCAGGTTGAAGCAAGCTCCGAGCAGATCTCCTCGTCCAGTCAAACCTTGGCATCCAGCGCCAGTGAACAGGCTGCATCGTTGCAAGAGATGGGAAGTGCCCTCGAGGAAACCGCGGGGAAAATACGGGAAAATGCCCAGAACACACAGGAGGCGGACAGTTCTGCAAAGGAGGTCCTTTCCTTGGCAAAGAGTGGTTCTGAAAGTATGTCAACCATGGAACAAACCATTGCCGATATAGAGAACTCCGGAGAAAAGGTGGGGTCCTTTATGAAGGTTATAGAAGATATTGCCTTTCAGACAAATCTTCTCGCTTTAAATGCTGCAGTTGAGGCTGCACGGGCTGGTGCCCATGGAAAAGGATTTGCCGTGGTGGCAGATGAGGTACGCAGCCTCGCAGGACGAAGCGGCAAGGCTGCGCAGGAGAGTGTGGGGTTGATTGAAGAGTCTCGAAGTTTTGTTCGCCATGGTGC
- a CDS encoding CotH kinase family protein, translating into MQRCIIVFLMSLLISCTSPFSEDMTDDTETKTLPGRDIHLSLNTEALKYLRDNPFSRGLGIPVEITIGTYSGWGRVKIHGGTSRYYSKKSLRLYFDSGPIERHRLFHPVFSCGTDESPSSVVLNAHSIDYSRIRNFLSLYTTRLLGGTAPAAGFARLFVNGEFYGFYSTIERVREEFLTPLLGHGAYHIAKAQDWNADFKQGSQGFESRKGPLSYLDKITDSLSYPNEEAIAFIRNSFSLEDLTAWFLACFYTGESDGYGKNYYLVYDRIREEVIFVRWDGDATFGRYWQGEPVPDHWHPTNIHQVIPRNAVIETLARDSSWCAEVREVAHSRIDRVEQKLLTVVTQLEEQYAATIQRDYALWNEQNESSFLETPWEGEVYWDYTCYEELQRSQFEEIRSYIRKRRAAFLEELDTLIELSSP; encoded by the coding sequence ATGCAACGATGTATAATTGTGTTTCTTATGTCTCTTCTTATATCCTGCACCTCGCCTTTTTCAGAGGATATGACCGATGATACGGAGACGAAAACCCTTCCTGGCCGTGATATCCATCTTTCCCTCAATACGGAAGCCCTGAAATATCTTCGGGATAATCCATTCTCGCGGGGGCTCGGAATTCCTGTGGAGATTACTATCGGTACATACAGCGGATGGGGGCGTGTGAAAATTCACGGTGGAACCTCACGATATTACAGTAAAAAATCTCTCCGCCTTTATTTCGACAGTGGCCCCATAGAAAGACATCGTCTCTTTCATCCTGTTTTTTCCTGCGGAACCGATGAATCCCCTTCTTCAGTCGTTTTAAATGCCCATTCGATAGACTATTCCCGGATACGAAATTTCCTTTCCCTGTATACGACACGCCTTTTGGGGGGGACTGCTCCTGCAGCAGGGTTTGCCAGACTTTTTGTGAATGGTGAATTTTATGGATTTTACTCTACCATTGAACGGGTGCGGGAAGAATTTCTCACTCCCCTTCTGGGGCATGGAGCATATCATATAGCCAAAGCACAGGACTGGAATGCTGATTTTAAACAGGGCAGCCAGGGATTTGAAAGTAGAAAAGGCCCCCTCTCCTATCTTGACAAAATCACAGACTCCCTCTCGTACCCCAATGAAGAGGCAATTGCCTTTATCCGGAACTCCTTTTCACTGGAAGATCTTACGGCTTGGTTTCTCGCCTGTTTTTATACCGGTGAATCCGATGGGTACGGCAAAAATTATTACCTCGTCTACGACCGTATCCGAGAAGAGGTTATTTTTGTACGGTGGGACGGGGATGCAACATTTGGTCGTTACTGGCAGGGTGAACCGGTTCCCGATCATTGGCATCCGACCAATATACATCAGGTCATACCACGAAATGCTGTTATTGAGACCCTCGCGCGCGATTCGTCCTGGTGTGCAGAGGTCCGCGAGGTGGCTCATTCCCGTATAGATCGTGTAGAACAGAAGCTTCTTACAGTGGTCACTCAACTTGAGGAGCAGTACGCCGCGACCATACAGCGTGATTATGCCCTGTGGAATGAACAGAATGAATCCTCATTTTTGGAGACCCCATGGGAAGGTGAGGTATACTGGGATTATACCTGCTATGAGGAATTACAACGCAGTCAGTTTGAAGAGATTCGCAGCTATATTAGAAAACGCAGGGCCGCCTTTTTGGAAGAACTTGATACTCTTATTGAACTATCTTCCCCGTGA
- a CDS encoding porin, which yields MIFLFFLFLLVFLQISAADVLDIELLIQPMLTVEEDGNSSDEWESEFGFTRVRSDFLFTRDVLSSEVRASLMTDFTDAGTPDIVKNAYIEIRFPGNLHWRTGQFKMPFGFESTTSSKDIPFANRGEISSYIRDNLGITGGFWRGTRLRFRHSTPRIERADYEFGLFKNSPGRPDADLTEAYGKRLFSLPVASATLTFSDNLTLYGAIAAPYYEGIGTQSGIRVLLGDFGASYRISRYSGMMEFFLGADTADTRQYLKYASTDTEGLSRGISLRQSYDFDLAHKYGLTASVRFEQLYGKAYTSFEYINRDFLYTLTWGTRLYIDTDLYIDLEYSDRYDSGFSSRDLREIALQLSGYFSFPST from the coding sequence ATGATCTTCCTCTTCTTTCTATTTCTCCTTGTTTTCTTGCAAATTTCCGCGGCAGATGTCCTTGATATTGAGCTTCTTATTCAGCCGATGCTCACAGTGGAAGAGGATGGTAATTCCTCTGACGAATGGGAAAGTGAATTCGGCTTTACCCGTGTTCGCAGTGATTTTTTATTTACTCGGGATGTTTTGTCCAGTGAGGTTCGTGCTTCGCTTATGACAGATTTCACCGATGCTGGTACACCGGATATCGTAAAAAATGCCTATATCGAAATACGTTTTCCCGGAAACCTCCATTGGCGAACGGGACAGTTTAAAATGCCCTTTGGCTTTGAAAGTACCACCTCAAGCAAGGATATTCCCTTTGCAAACCGCGGAGAAATTAGTTCGTATATTCGCGATAATTTGGGTATCACCGGGGGGTTCTGGCGAGGGACCCGCCTTCGTTTTCGTCATTCTACACCGCGTATTGAACGGGCCGATTATGAATTTGGTCTTTTTAAGAATAGTCCCGGACGCCCCGATGCCGACCTCACAGAGGCCTATGGGAAACGACTCTTCTCGCTTCCCGTAGCATCTGCAACGCTCACTTTCTCTGACAACCTCACTCTCTATGGAGCCATAGCTGCCCCCTACTATGAGGGGATTGGTACGCAATCGGGCATACGGGTACTTCTGGGTGATTTCGGTGCATCCTACAGGATCAGCCGGTATTCCGGTATGATGGAGTTTTTTCTCGGAGCTGACACCGCCGATACCAGACAGTATCTGAAATATGCCTCAACCGACACAGAAGGTCTTTCACGGGGAATATCACTACGGCAGAGTTACGACTTTGACCTTGCACACAAGTATGGGTTGACAGCAAGTGTGCGCTTTGAGCAACTCTACGGAAAAGCATATACGAGCTTTGAATATATCAACCGTGACTTCCTCTACACCCTGACATGGGGAACCCGTTTGTACATTGATACAGATCTGTACATTGACCTGGAATATTCTGACCGGTATGATTCGGGGTTTTCTTCCAGGGATCTGAGAGAAATAGCATTGCAATTGTCCGGGTACTTTTCTTTTCCTTCCACATAG
- a CDS encoding DUF4914 family protein: MIPNVTLPADVLSLLEKAPSVITPSTRAELLELALGGAGSSGMTVSYDVPGKGTVDEAWTEKRSNGIAVNYFEPYMRRRDPECMVIGDDLPTDKTTYSDRFGTSFAGTREETLQWLETQDLCVTAFYLGKPFSEGKQYGGILIAPKNAGFFIGGLADLQGLVPLDDIDENFVVRSVMFVAPPFRHTHYDGKQVVVHNRHGDMHEIFSYNLYPGPSAKKGVYGALLTIGEQEDWLTLHASTVQAKNSKKTTVIMHEGASGAGKSEMLEQPHRNEAGQLVVGKNLVSGEELTIDMENQDELRPLTDDMAMCHPRHGESGDRLTACDAEEAWFLRVDHVTRQGIDPHMEELTLECDEPLIFLNLKSIEGEPIKPWEHMEDEPGVPCPNPRVIMPRNFVPGVLQDTVDVDIRNFGLRAPATSTEKPSYGIVGMVHVLPPALAWIWRLVSPRGHANPSITAGKKLMQSEGVGSYWPFATGKKVTQANLLLRQMAETTSLHYSLTPNQHVGAWKTGFMSEWLGRSVLSMADDSFFARENCVPARCTLLGYTPKSARVGDFEVPEQFLCVEKQPEVGEATYDIGAEMLTNFFKEEVKQFLSDDLDPVGRKIIELFLADASVDAYEGLL, translated from the coding sequence ATGATTCCCAATGTAACACTTCCTGCTGATGTACTTTCTCTGCTTGAAAAGGCACCTTCTGTGATTACTCCCTCAACACGGGCAGAGCTTCTTGAACTTGCTCTTGGTGGAGCGGGATCTTCCGGTATGACCGTGTCGTACGACGTACCGGGTAAAGGCACAGTGGATGAAGCGTGGACGGAAAAACGATCCAACGGGATTGCCGTGAACTATTTTGAACCCTACATGCGCCGTCGTGACCCTGAGTGTATGGTTATCGGTGATGACCTCCCCACGGATAAAACGACCTATTCGGATCGCTTTGGAACGTCTTTTGCGGGTACTCGTGAAGAGACCTTGCAGTGGTTGGAAACCCAAGATCTCTGTGTAACTGCTTTCTATTTGGGCAAGCCCTTTAGCGAAGGTAAACAGTATGGTGGTATCTTGATTGCACCAAAGAATGCTGGCTTTTTTATTGGTGGTCTTGCAGATCTTCAAGGGCTTGTTCCTCTTGATGATATTGACGAAAATTTCGTTGTTCGTTCTGTTATGTTTGTGGCTCCTCCGTTCCGTCACACTCATTATGACGGCAAGCAGGTTGTTGTTCATAATCGTCATGGTGACATGCATGAGATCTTTTCATACAATCTGTATCCCGGTCCCTCTGCCAAAAAGGGTGTGTATGGTGCGCTCTTAACAATTGGTGAACAGGAAGACTGGTTGACCCTTCATGCCTCTACGGTGCAGGCAAAAAACAGTAAGAAAACCACCGTAATTATGCACGAAGGTGCTTCCGGGGCAGGAAAGTCAGAAATGCTTGAGCAGCCGCACCGAAACGAAGCGGGACAGCTTGTGGTAGGAAAAAACCTCGTAAGCGGGGAAGAACTTACCATTGATATGGAAAATCAGGATGAGCTACGACCTCTTACGGATGATATGGCCATGTGCCATCCCCGTCATGGTGAATCGGGAGATCGTCTTACCGCGTGTGATGCTGAAGAAGCGTGGTTTCTTCGGGTAGACCATGTAACTCGTCAAGGCATTGATCCTCATATGGAAGAGCTGACCCTTGAGTGTGATGAGCCTCTTATTTTCCTCAATCTGAAGTCCATCGAGGGTGAACCCATTAAGCCATGGGAACATATGGAAGATGAGCCCGGGGTTCCGTGCCCCAATCCACGGGTGATTATGCCCCGTAATTTTGTTCCTGGAGTTCTTCAGGACACCGTTGATGTAGATATTCGTAACTTTGGTCTTCGTGCGCCGGCTACATCAACGGAAAAACCGTCCTACGGTATTGTCGGTATGGTACATGTACTTCCTCCAGCTTTGGCATGGATCTGGCGTCTTGTATCTCCTCGGGGACATGCAAACCCCAGTATCACTGCGGGTAAAAAACTTATGCAGTCTGAAGGTGTTGGTTCATACTGGCCCTTTGCCACGGGGAAAAAAGTGACTCAAGCGAATTTGCTTCTTCGTCAGATGGCAGAGACTACCTCGCTTCATTATTCCCTGACTCCAAACCAGCACGTTGGTGCATGGAAAACCGGTTTCATGTCTGAATGGCTTGGGCGTTCAGTGCTCTCCATGGCTGATGATTCTTTCTTTGCCCGTGAAAACTGTGTTCCCGCACGGTGCACGCTTCTTGGATACACTCCTAAAAGTGCTCGAGTTGGTGATTTTGAAGTCCCCGAGCAGTTTCTTTGTGTGGAAAAACAGCCTGAAGTGGGTGAAGCGACATACGATATCGGTGCGGAGATGCTTACGAACTTCTTTAAAGAGGAGGTTAAGCAGTTTCTCAGTGATGACCTTGATCCGGTGGGACGGAAAATTATTGAACTGTTCCTTGCAGATGCCTCAGTAGATGCCTACGAGGGACTTCTGTAA
- a CDS encoding DUF2294 domain-containing protein, protein MQKVRLSGTSAILKELVMKNSIPRGEAEHQISQAIIRFEQEYMGRGPEEVRTVIFDDIIFVRLKGVLTPAEKQLANTEDNQKGRSLIKQVRQELLEKARPLLERIIIDITGCEIVSLHTDISIATGERVIIFTLVRALKFNA, encoded by the coding sequence ATGCAGAAAGTGAGACTGTCGGGAACGTCCGCAATACTCAAGGAGCTTGTCATGAAAAACTCTATTCCTAGGGGTGAGGCGGAGCATCAGATATCCCAAGCGATCATTCGTTTTGAACAAGAGTACATGGGACGCGGTCCTGAAGAGGTGCGTACGGTAATCTTTGATGATATCATCTTTGTACGTCTAAAGGGAGTGCTTACGCCGGCAGAAAAACAGCTGGCAAATACAGAAGACAATCAAAAAGGACGGAGCCTTATAAAACAGGTGCGTCAGGAGCTTCTGGAAAAAGCACGTCCACTTCTTGAACGCATAATTATAGATATTACGGGATGCGAAATTGTGTCGCTTCACACGGATATCAGTATTGCCACGGGAGAACGGGTTATTATCTTTACCCTTGTCCGGGCCTTGAAATTTAACGCATAA
- a CDS encoding InlB B-repeat-containing protein yields MKCLFYITLCLGLLFFACSDSDSKGDSTPDIIRYSAEVGGNTYVYSLDYAEEEYYLTKNGDEIESGIFESTDEGYRFIPADKAPYEGMSDENLYIPADVFPWEDEDFDAIALYTLEISAEHGEVDVSPLMAAYPTGTEITLTPQASAGYVFSRWSGDASGNDTPLTITIEENMEITVRFQRDEGSHDVHGAWNLVHEEEVWMEIENGDTLDSEEWPESIDDTTRIWVFNTNANLFEVHDYWDGNYWYDEGEFFIEGNSLLGEGFDREWEYNSWREEWHTEYSLQGNTLVITHTWVLEEFDYDYKEFEIHTLTFERYEGSIPPDHWDIYEYEDRYTPAQKEPSKQIFERLRNHRR; encoded by the coding sequence ATGAAGTGTCTTTTTTACATTACTCTTTGCTTGGGTCTGCTGTTTTTTGCCTGTTCAGATAGTGATTCAAAGGGTGATTCTACACCGGATATAATCCGGTATAGTGCTGAAGTGGGAGGGAATACATATGTCTATTCTCTCGACTATGCGGAGGAAGAATATTACCTGACAAAGAATGGGGATGAGATTGAGTCCGGCATATTTGAATCTACCGACGAGGGATATCGCTTTATCCCCGCAGATAAAGCGCCCTACGAAGGTATGAGTGATGAAAATCTTTATATTCCCGCTGATGTTTTTCCCTGGGAGGATGAGGATTTTGACGCAATTGCTCTCTATACCTTGGAAATTTCTGCCGAGCATGGCGAGGTGGATGTGTCTCCATTGATGGCCGCCTATCCCACCGGTACGGAGATAACCCTTACCCCTCAGGCATCTGCGGGCTATGTGTTTTCCCGCTGGAGCGGTGATGCCTCAGGAAATGACACCCCCCTCACCATCACCATTGAAGAAAACATGGAGATTACGGTCCGCTTTCAACGAGACGAAGGCAGCCATGATGTCCATGGAGCGTGGAATCTTGTTCATGAAGAAGAAGTTTGGATGGAAATAGAGAATGGAGATACTCTGGATAGTGAAGAGTGGCCTGAATCCATTGATGACACTACCAGAATATGGGTTTTCAATACAAACGCAAATCTATTTGAAGTGCATGATTATTGGGATGGAAATTATTGGTATGATGAAGGAGAATTTTTCATAGAGGGGAACTCCCTTTTGGGTGAAGGTTTTGACCGTGAGTGGGAATATAACTCTTGGCGTGAAGAGTGGCACACGGAATATTCCTTGCAGGGAAATACCCTTGTAATAACTCATACCTGGGTACTGGAAGAATTTGATTATGACTACAAAGAGTTTGAAATACACACCCTCACCTTTGAACGCTACGAGGGGTCTATTCCACCGGATCACTGGGATATATATGAATACGAAGATAGATATACCCCCGCACAGAAAGAGCCTTCAAAACAAATCTTTGAGCGTTTAAGAAACCACCGCAGATAA
- a CDS encoding TIGR02757 family protein yields the protein MNLDPLCLVRNLPCKKDREVFGLLAACLSYGRVESIIKTLSTLLELLENSPADAIMNTNLAEKRYRFSSFVYRFTRGEELAVLCHCIGEILSRYGSLEELYQIKGAHTTSPRDALRRFSQHFHHIAHPILLPHRRRGFSYLLSPMTGQTPAKRLNMFLRWMIRPDDGIDLGLWPSARRKDLIIPLDTHIIRAAEILKLTQRKSTSWNTAAEITECLRTVDPADPVRFDFSLCHWGMVHVRRGSALDRTSL from the coding sequence TTGAATCTGGATCCGCTCTGCCTGGTGCGGAACCTCCCCTGCAAAAAAGATAGAGAGGTCTTTGGGCTACTTGCCGCCTGCCTTTCCTATGGACGGGTAGAAAGTATTATCAAGACCCTGTCAACCCTTTTAGAACTCCTTGAAAATAGCCCTGCCGATGCTATTATGAACACAAACTTAGCAGAGAAGCGGTACCGCTTCTCCTCCTTTGTCTATCGCTTTACCCGCGGTGAAGAGCTGGCCGTCCTGTGTCACTGCATCGGGGAGATCCTTTCTCGGTATGGCAGTCTGGAGGAGTTGTACCAAATAAAAGGAGCGCACACCACATCCCCGCGAGATGCGCTCCGCAGATTTTCCCAGCACTTCCATCATATAGCACACCCCATCCTCTTGCCACACCGACGACGGGGGTTCTCTTACCTTCTCTCTCCTATGACAGGGCAAACCCCGGCAAAACGACTCAACATGTTTTTGCGCTGGATGATCCGCCCCGACGACGGTATCGACCTCGGCCTTTGGCCATCTGCCCGTAGAAAAGATCTTATTATTCCCTTAGATACCCATATTATCCGAGCGGCCGAGATTCTCAAACTCACACAGCGCAAAAGCACCTCGTGGAATACCGCCGCTGAGATTACGGAATGCTTACGCACCGTAGATCCCGCAGACCCAGTGCGCTTTGACTTCTCCCTCTGCCACTGGGGAATGGTTCATGTACGCCGAGGCTCCGCCCTTGACAGGACATCACTGTAA